The proteins below are encoded in one region of Paralysiella testudinis:
- the rhuM gene encoding virulence protein RhuM/Fic/DOC family protein, whose product MSQPIEIYQTADGQTQVAVRFGQETVWLTQAQMAVLFDTGSDNISLHLKNIFIENELDEAATTEDFSVVQSEGKRQVKRRLKHYNLDAVISVGYRVKSKHATQFRIWATQRLKDYLLQGYVLNHARLQQNAAELEQALALIRKTAASPELTLASGRGLVDIVSRYTQTFLWLQQYDEGLLHEPKGENGGLLPTAAQARTALAALKRQLMARGEATDLFARERGDGLAALLGNLAQSVFGAEAYPSIESKAAHLLYFVVKNHPFADGNKRSGAFLFVDFLHRNGRLLNPAGQAVINDTGLAALTLLVAESDPKQKETLIRLIMHMLHQAA is encoded by the coding sequence ATGAGCCAGCCGATTGAAATTTACCAAACCGCCGATGGGCAAACGCAGGTAGCCGTGCGCTTTGGACAGGAAACCGTGTGGTTGACCCAGGCGCAAATGGCGGTATTGTTCGACACCGGCAGCGATAATATCAGCCTGCATCTAAAAAACATCTTTATTGAAAATGAGCTGGATGAAGCAGCAACTACCGAGGATTTCTCGGTAGTTCAATCAGAAGGCAAGCGTCAAGTTAAGCGCCGCTTGAAACATTACAATTTGGATGCAGTGATTTCAGTGGGCTATCGGGTTAAATCAAAACATGCTACCCAGTTCCGCATCTGGGCAACACAACGCTTAAAAGACTACCTGCTGCAAGGCTATGTACTCAACCACGCCCGTTTGCAGCAAAACGCCGCCGAGCTGGAGCAAGCCTTGGCGCTTATCCGCAAAACAGCGGCTTCGCCGGAATTAACTTTAGCCAGCGGCCGCGGCTTGGTGGATATTGTTAGCCGCTATACGCAAACTTTTTTGTGGTTGCAACAATACGATGAAGGTTTGTTACACGAACCCAAAGGCGAAAACGGCGGCTTGCTGCCCACCGCAGCACAGGCGCGCACGGCGTTGGCGGCTTTGAAGCGGCAACTGATGGCGCGCGGCGAAGCCACCGATTTATTTGCCCGCGAGCGCGGCGACGGCCTGGCCGCGCTGTTGGGCAATTTGGCGCAAAGCGTATTCGGCGCAGAAGCTTATCCCAGCATAGAAAGCAAGGCCGCACACTTATTGTATTTTGTGGTGAAAAACCACCCCTTTGCCGATGGCAACAAACGCAGCGGCGCATTTTTATTTGTTGATTTTCTGCACCGCAACGGCAGGCTGCTGAATCCGGCAGGCCAAGCGGTGATTAACGATACCGGGCTGGCGGCGCTCACCTTATTGGTGGCCGAGTCTGACCCCAAACAAAAAGAAACCCTGATTCGCCTGATAATGCATATGCTGCATCAGGCTGCCTGA